The genome window AGCGCGCGGTCACGCGCTGCTCCAGCGGTCCGCCGCGGCGGCGGCCGCGCAGGAAACCGTGCTGACCGCCCAGCGCGGAGGCCGCGGCGACGGTCGCGATCGCCGCCCACACCTCCACCACGCCCTGCCCTGCCAGGAAACCGAGCGCGAGCACCAGCGGCGAGCCGGGCAGGAAGACCCCGACCAGCAGACCGGACTCGGCCATCAGCTCCACCGCGACCACCGCGAGCAGCAGCTGCGCCGGTACCGCGGACAGCAGTTCGATCACACGAAGCCCGGGTGCTCGGCCAGCCACCGCACCCAGCGCTCGCCGTGCGGCTCGAAGGTGATCTCGCGGACGTCGTCCTCGCGGCGGTGGATGCGCAGCACGAGGTAGTCCTCCGACAGGTGCTCGGCCACGCCCTCGCCCCACTCCACCACGACGGCGGCGTCGGTGAGGTCGGTGTCCAGGTCGAGGTCGTCGATCTCGTCCAGCCCGCCGAGGCGGTAGGCGTCGACGTGCACCAGCGCGGGACCGTCGCCCTCCGCCGGGTGGTGCACCCTGGCGATCACGAACGTCGGCGAGGTGACCTGTCCCGTCACGCCCATGCCCGCCGCGACCCCGCGCGCGAGCACCGTCTTGCCCGCGCCCAGCGGCCCGTCCAGCAGCACCAGGTCACCCGCCCGGAGCTCGGCGCCCAAGCGGGCGCCCAGATCCAGCGTGGCGGACTCCGTCGCCAGCTCCGCCGTCGGCAACGACCTCAACTGCCGGTCACCTCCTCCTTGCCGGGAGCCGACCTTCGAACCAGCGCGACCAGGTGCTCGGTGACCAGTTCGTGGCGCTCCATCATCACCATGTGCCCGGCGCCCTCGACCCGCACCAGCTCGGCCTCCGGCAGCTCGGCCGCGATGACCTCGGCGTGCGAGTACGGCGTCAGCCGGTCGGCGTCGCCGCCGAGCACCAGCACCTCGCAGTGGCGCAGGCCCGCCAGCGCGGCCTTGCGGTCGTGGGAACCGATCGTGTCCAGGAAGTCGGTGACGACCTCGACCGAGGTCGCGCCGATCATGTCGGCCATCAGGTCGACCAGCTTCGGGGACACGCTGTTGTCGCCGAAGGCAAGGCCCCGGATGACGGCCCAGGTCAGCTGCCCGCCGGTGCGCCTGGCCCGCTCGACCAGCCCCGGCTGGATGCCCGCGAGCAGCGCCAGCCCCCTGGTCAGCGGGTTGCTCTTGGACAGCCACGGGCGCGGGAGGCCGGAGGCGCCGATCTCACCGGCCGAGGTGCCGATCAGCGCGACCGCGCAGACCCGGTCGCGGAACAGCCGCGGCTGGCGCTCGGCCAGCGCCATGATCGCCATGCCGCCCATCGAGTGCCCGACCAGCACGACCGGTCCGCGGCTCGCGGTCGCCCGCAGCACCGCGTCGAGGTCCCTGCCGAGCTGCTCGATGGTGCTGCGCTTCTTCGACGAGCGCCCGGAACGGCCGTGGCTGCGCTGGTCGTACTGCACCAGCCGCACCCTGGGGTCGGTCAGCTTAGGCAGATCGCGGCGCTGGAAGTGCCAGCAGCGGGCGTCCAGCGTGTAGCCGTGGACGAGCACGACGGTCAGCTCGGCGTGGCCGCCGTCGGCGGGCTTGATCTCCTCCACTACGAGCGGCACACCGTCGTCGGCGGCCACCGTCGACTGCCGGTCGGGCTTGAGCGCGCCCAGCGGCTCGTCGGCGAGGGGATCGTCGGCCTTGCGCTGCGTCGCGATGCGCGAGCTGCGTGCCGCGACACCGACGGCCGCGCCGGTGACAGCGGCGCCCAGCACACCGGTCGTCCACGCCAACGCCTGCCACAGCGGTCTCACGACACCTCCGCAACACCGAGCGGGACCGCCTCGCACGGGGCGGCCGGAACCTTCGCGACACGGCCGCGCACGGCGAGCCGCGGTGCGGGCTCTGCGCAGGCACGGCCCGCTCGGGCGGGCCTCACGCCCGCTCCCCGACGACGGTGCGGGTCACCCTGGGCCGGTACATGCCGGTGACGATCTCGTAGTGGATGGTGCCCAGCTCGTCCGCCCACTCGGCGGCGGTCGGCTCGCCCCGGTCGCCGGGGCCGAAGAGGATCACCTCGTCGCCCTCCTGCACCACGTCGTCCTCGCAGAGCACGACGAGCTGGTCCATGCACACCCGGCCCGCGACCGGCCTGCGCCTGCCAGCCAGCCACACCGACATCCGGCCGGACAGCGTCCGGGGCACCCCGTCGGCGTAGCCGACCGGCACCAGCGCCAGGTTCACCGGACGGTCGGCGGTCCAGGTGTGCCCGTAGGACACGCTCTCGCCCGCGGCGACGCGCTTGGTCAGCGCCACCGAAGAGCGGAAGGTCATCGCGGGCCGCAGCCCGTGGTCGCCGTCCTGGGGAACCGGGTCCAGGCCGTAGACGGCGATGCCCGGCCGCACCAGCTCGAAGTGCAGGTCCGGGCGGGTCAGCACCGCGGCGGAGTTCGCGATGTGGCGGATCGGGGCCAGACCCGCGGCTCGCGCCCGCTCGTAGGCGCGCCGGAAGCGCAGGGCCTGGTCGTCGATCGACGGGTGGCCGAGCTCGTCGGCGCACGCCAGGTGCGACCAGACGGCCACGACCTCGACGTGCCCATCCGCCTCGGCCTTCGCGGCCTCGTCGACCAGGTTCGGCCACTCGGCCTCCGGGCAGCCGCTGCGGCTCAGCCCGGTGTCGATCTTCAGGTGCAACCGGGCGGCGACGCCGAGCTCGGCGGCCGTCGCGGCGATCTCGCGCAGCCCGCGCACCGACGACGTCGACAGCTCGACGCCATGCCGCAGTGCGGGGGCGAAGTCGTCGCCGCGGGAGTACAGCCAGCACATCAGCGGCGCGGTGATCCCGGCTTCGCGCAGGGCGACCGCCTCGCCGAGCGCCGCGACGCCGATCTGGTCCGCGCCCGCCTCGAGGGCGGCCCTGGCGACGGTCACCGCGCCGTGGCCGTAGCCGTCGGACTTGACGATCACCATCGTGCGGGCGCCTGCGGCGCGGGCCGCGAGCACCCCGACGTTGTGGCGGATCGCGTCGACGTCGATGCGCAGGTCAGCGCGGTAGGCGTGCTGGTCACTCATGGCTTTGCCATCGTCGCACATCGACGGGGCGCGATCATTGTGGTATCGGCACCAAACCACCCGTCACGGCCTGTGCGACCAGCCAGGCCCAGCCCGGCGCCACACCTGCGCGCGGCGCCGGACGACGGACGGTCACCACGCCCACGCCGGGCGTCACGGCCGAGTGAGGCCCCCGAGCCGGACGGGTGAGCACGCCGCGAGGCTCGAACCCCGGACATGCGCGGCGTCCGCGAGCGGCCGGCCGGCCGGCTTCGCGCGGTCACACGGCCTCGGCGCGAACGGCGCGGATCGCGTCCGGGACGGACGCGAGCAGCGCCGAGGCACCGATCGGCGCCCCCACCGCATCGGCGCCGGCGCCGCCGGTGGCGGCGAGCAGACCCGCACGCGAGTGCACGAGGCCGGCGAAGCCGCACGCGGCCCACGGGTCGATCCCCGCGGCGAGCAGCGCACCGATCAGGCCGGTGAGGACGTCACCGGAACCGGCGGTCGCGGGCCAGGACTGCCTGGCCGAGTTGACCAGGACCCGCCCGTCCGGGGCGGCGACGACGGTGGTGTTGCCCTTGAGCAGGACCACGGCGTCGTAGCGGGCCGCGACCTCCCGCACCGCCGACACCCGGTCCGCTCCGACCTCGCCCGCCAGCCTGGCGAACTCGCCCGCGTGCGGGGTCAGCACCAGCGGCGTGTCGGGGTCGCGGGCGTCCCACAGCGTCGGGTCCTCCGCGAGCAGCGTGATCGAGTCGGCGTCGGCGCACACCGGGACACCCGCTTCGAGCACGTGCCGGAGCACCTCGCGCCCGCTGCCGCCCGTACCGATCCCCGGCCCGACCGCCCACGCCTGCACGCGTCCGGCGTCGGAGACCGAGCCGGTGGCCACGACCTCCGGCCAGTGCGCACGCACGACGTCGGCGGCAGGACCGGCGTAGCGCACCATCCCGGACGTCGCCTGCACCGCCGCGCCTCCGGCGAGCACCGCGGCCCCCGGGTAGGTGGCCGAACCGGCGGCGATACCCACGACGCCCTGGCTGTACTTGTCGTCCGAAGCGCTCGGGACCGGCCAGCAGGCGCCGACCTCGGCGTCCTCCAGCAGATAGAGCTCCGGGTCTGCGAGGAAGTCGTCCAAGCCGATGTCGGCCACCTCGACCCGGCCGGAGTGCACGACACCGGCGCCCAGCACGTGGCACGGCCGGTAGCCGCCGAAGGTGACCGTGACATCCGCGCTCACCGCGGGCCCGTCGACCGCGCCTGTGAGCGGGTCGACACCGCTGGGCAGGTCGACCGCGACGACGGGCGCGGTGACCCTGCGGACCAGCTCCGCCGCCACGGGCCGCAGGCCGCCGCGCGCGGAGAGCCCCACGATCCCGTCGACCACCACGTCCGCGCGCTCGACGGCGTCGGCGGCCTCGGCGCCGATCCCCGCCGTGTCGGCGCTCGGGCCTTCGGCCTCGACGACGCGCCCGCCTGCCTTGCGCAGCGCCGCGAGCCCCGCCGGGTGCGCCTTGTCCGGCGACAGCAGCACCGCCGTGACACCGGCGCCGCGCCGCCGCAGGAAAGCCCCGGCCCACAACGCGTCGCCGCCGTTGTTGCCCGCGCCGACCAGCAGCGTCGCGTGGCGGCCGGTCACTGCCCCGGTGCTCTCGTCGAGCAGGCGGGCGGCGTGCACCGCGACCGCGTACGCGGCACGGCGCATGACCTGCGGTTCAGGGGTCCGCGCGAACAGCCTCTGCTCAGCGGCGCGGATCTGGTCCGGTGTCCATGCTCCGTACATCGGCGTGCTCCCCTGGACGCGGCGGTTGTGCGGCCTACAGTCTGGCCGAGCCACCGGCCTCAGCACCGGGGGGATCACCGCCGGCACGCGGTCAGGCTTCGGCCACCACGAACGCCGACGCCATCTCCGCGTCGTGGGTGAGCGAGACGTGCCAGGCGGTGACACCCCGGGCCTCGGCGGCACGCGCCAGCCGGCCCGACACCCGCAGCGACGGCCTGCCGTCGTCGGCCTGCAAGACCTCGCAGTCGGTGAACCGGCACCCCGACGGCACGCCGAGCGCCTTGGCAGCCGCCTCCTTGGCGGCGAACCGCGCGGCCAGCGAGGTGACCGAACGCGCCGCGCCGTCGCGGGTCCGCCGCTCCGCCGGGGTGAACACGCGCTCGGCCAGCGCGGGCGTGCGCTCCAGCGACTCGCCGAAGCGGACGACGCCGACCAGGTCCGTGCCGATGCCGACGATCAACCGCCGCTCACTCCACCGTGACGGACTTGGCCAGGTTGCGCGGCTTGTCGACGTCGTAGCCGCGCGCACGCGCGATCTCGGCGGCCAGCACCTGCAACGGCACCGTGGACACCAGCGGCTGCAGCAGCGTCGGCACCGCCGGGATCTCGACGAGCTCGTCGGCGAACGGCCGCACCGTCTCGTCGCCCTCCTCGGCGATGACGATCGTGCGCGCCCCGCGGGCCTGGATCTCGCGGATGTTGGACAGCATCTTCGAGTGCAGCAGCGCCCGCCCCTTGGCCGACGGCATCACCACGACCACCGGCAGGCCGTCCTCGATCAGCGCGATCGGGCCGTGCTTGAGCTCACCGGCGGCGAAGCCCTCGGCGTGCATGTAGGCGAGCTCCTTGAGCTTGAGCGCACCCTCCAGCGCGATCGGGTAGCCGACGTGCCTGCCGAGGAACAGCACCGCCTTGGAGTCGGCCAGCTTCTGGCCGAGCGCGCGCATCTGCTCGACGGTGCCCAGCGTCTGGCGGACCGCGTCGGGCATCGCGGCGAGCGCGGAGAACTCGCGGGCGACCTCGTCGGCGTACTTGGTGCCGCGCGCCTGCGCGAGCGCCAGGCCGACCAGGTAGTTCGCCGCGATCTGGGAGACGAAGGTCTTGGTCGCCGCGACCCCGATCTCCGGGCCCGCGTGGGTGTAGAGCACCGCGTCGGACTCGCGCGGGATCTGCGCGCCGTTGGTGTTGCAGATCGCCAGCACCCTGGCGCGCTGCGTGCGCGCGTGCCGGACGGCCTCGAGGGTGTCGGCGGTCTCACCGGACTGCGAGATCGCCACCACCAGCGTGTCGCGGCCGAGCACCGGGTCGCGGTAGCGGAACTCGCTGGCCAGCTCGACCTCGACCGGGATCCGGCACCAGTGCTCGATCGCGTACTTGGCCAGCAGGCCGGAGTGGTAGGCCGTACCGCAGGCGACCACGAAGACCTTGTCGATGTCGCGCAGGTCCTGCTCGGTCAGCCGCTGCTCGTCGAGGATGATGCCGCCGTCGTGGAAGTGGCCGCGCAGCGTGTTCTCCAGCGCGCCCGGCTGCTCCTCGATCTCCTTGAGCATGAAGTAGTCGTGGCCGCCCTTCTCGGCGGCCGACAGGTCCCAGTCGACGGTGAACGGCCGGGCCTCGACCGGCTCGCCCGCGAAGTCGGTGACCTCGTAGCCGTCGCGGGTGATGGTGACGACCTGGTCCTGGCCGAGCTCCACGGCGTCGCGGGTGTGCTCGATGAAGGCCGCCACATCGGAGGCCAGGAAGGTCTCGCCCTCGCCGACACCCACGACCAGCGGCGAGTTGCGGCGCGCGGCCACCACCCGGTCCGGGTCGTCGGCGTGCGTGACGACCAGCGTGAACGCGCCATCGAGGCGGCGGACCACGGCCGAGACGCTGGCGGTGAGGTCGCCCGCGGTGCTGCCGTTGGTGTAGGCGGCGGCGATCAGGTGCGCCGTGGTCTCGGTGTCGGTGTCGCTGGACATCTCGACACCGGCGGCCTCCAGCTCGGCGCGCAGCTCGGCGAAGTTCTCGATGATGCCGTTGTGCACCACCGCGACCCGGCCCGCGACGTCGCGGTGCGGGTGGGCGTTGCGGTCGGTGGGCGCGCCGTGGGTGGCCCACCTGGTGTGGCCCATGCCCGCGGTGCCCGCGAAGCGGTCACCGTCGAACTCGGCCAGCCGCGTCTCGAGGTTCGACAGCGCACCGGCCGCCCGCTCGACGGCCAGACCGCCGGAGCCGTCCAGCAGCGCCACGCCGGCGGAGTCGTAGCCGCGGTACTCGAGCCTCCTGAGCCCGTCGAGCACCACGCCCAGCGCCTGGCGATGTCCTACGTAACCCACGATTCCGCACACACCCGGCAGCGTAACTACCGCTATTGGTCCATACCTCGCGAGGACCGGTGGACACCGCGCGAAACCACCCGGGTCCGCTACCGTTGCTGACCATGGCGCGGACTGCCAAGAAGGCACTCGAAGAACTGTCCCGGCGGGGCCCGCACGAGGTGCTGCACGGCGACCTCGCCGTCGTCGGCCTGCCGGGGATCGTCTGCACGCCGCGCGAGGGGCTCGGCCTGCCGGCCGTGGCCTTCGGACACGGGTGGCTGCAGCCTCCGCGACGCTACCTGGGGCTGCTGCGGCACCTCGCGTCGTGGGGCATCGTCGTCGCCGCCCCCGGCACGCAGGGCGGCCTGTTCCCGTCGCACCGGCTGTTCGCCTCCGACCTGCGCACGGCCCTGGACATCTGCGTGAACGTCCGGCTCGGCGAGGGGCGGATCAGCGTGGACGGCGGCAGGCTCGCGCTCGCCGGGCACGCCATGGGCGGCGGCTGCGCCGTGCTGGCCGCGGCCGAGGACGAGCGGGTGCGCGCCGTGGCGACCCTGGCCGCGTCGGAGACCCACCCCTCGGCGTTCGAGGCGGCCAAGGCGGCCCACGTGCCCGGCCTGCACCTCGCGGGAGCCAACGACCTGCTCGCGCCGCCGGTCTCCAACGCCGAACCGATCGCGCAGGCGTGGGGCGGGCCGGTGCAGCTGCGGACTCTGAAGAAGGCCAGCCACCTCGGCTTCGCCGAGGGACGCCACTGGACGGAGCTACTGCTGCACGGCAGGTCGGAGTGGGGCACGCAACGCATCGCCAAGGCCATGGTCACGGCCTTCCTGCTGCGGACCCTGACCGGCGACCGGCGCGGGGACGCCCTGCTGGAGGGCGACCTCTCCGGCGCGGCGATCGACCACGCGCACACCCGCGGCGGCCTGGTGTCGGTGGAGCCGGCGGACAAGCGGAAGTCACGCCGGCGGCGCAAGGCGGCGTGACGGGCGGGGCGGGAGCGCCAGGTCAGCGCGGTGGCTGCTGGCCCCACTGCTGAGGGGGCGGCGGAGGCATCTGCTGCGGCTGGCTAGGCGGCGGCTGCTGGGGATAGCCCGGGGCCATCGGCTGCTGACCTGGCTGCGGTCCCGGCCCGGCGAAGCCCTGCTGCCCCGGAACGGGACCTTGCGGGTGGCCGGGCACGGGGAAGCCCTGCGGCTGAGGCTGCCAGCCCTGCGGCACCGGCTGCCCGGGCGCCCGGCCGTCCGCCGCGCGGCCCACCGCCGGAAGCAGCATCACCACGGCCACCGCCACCCAGAGCAGCATGTAGACCGGCAGCGTCACGAACGCGGGACCACCGGCGAACCCCATCGCGAGCGCGCCGACGCAGTCCAGGACCGCCACCACGCCCACACCGGCCACGACGAAGCGGGCCCAGCCGAAGCGCGTGACGAGCAACACCCCACCCGCGATCGCGGCGAGGCCGAACAACATCGTCAGCAGCGGCGACAGGAAGTCCAGCGAGGCCAGCGGGAAGAACCGGTAGAGGACCACCGGCCCGGCCAGGACCGACAGTCCGGCCACCACATGCACCAGCCCGAGCACGGCGCCCGCGATACCGGCGACCAGCACGGGAGCCCGCGACGGCTGCGGGGCCCCCGGCGGCGGCCCACCCTGCCAGCCGGTCGGCTGCGGCGCCCACCCTCCCTGCGGGAATCCCTGCGTCATCGCTCTCCTCCCAACGCCCGCGGCCGCCGCGGTTGCCCGCGACAGGATAGGCCAGCGATCACGGCGTGGGAGGCGAAGCGGCCGAATCGCGGAAACCGGCCTCCGCACAGGCAAGATCAGCGACAATCTGCGCCCATGAACACGCCGCACCCGCCGTACGGCCAACCCCAGCAGCCGGGATACCTGCCGCAACAGCCGGGACCGGGGTACCCGCCGCAGGCCCCGCCTGGTTACCAGCCCCAGCCGCCCCAGTACCCCGGCCAACAGCAGGTGCCCTACCCGCAGCAGCCCTACGGACACCCCGGCTACGGGCAGGCGCCATCCGGCGGCTCGAGGGTCGGAGCGATCATCGTGGGTGTCGCCGCGATCATCGTCGGGCTCTACGTCGTCATCGACTTCATCTCGTTCACCTACCCGATGACGATGATCCTCATGGTGCCCGGTGGCCTGGTTCTCATGGCCGCAGGTGTCCTGCTGATCCTCCGGCAGCGGATCTCGGTCTACCTGACCATCGCCGCCACCGCGCTCTTCGCCGCGGACATGATCAGGATCATGGTCACCCGGGTCGTGAACATGGACGAAGACCAGAGCGTGGCCGACGTCCTCTACAACTGGGCCAGCGTGGCGACGCTGGTACCGGCCGCGGTCATCATGGTCCTCACGCTGCTGCCGTTCGTCCGCAACACCTTCAAGCCGACGGCCCCTGCCGGTCAGGCGGTCTATCGGTA of Saccharopolyspora erythraea contains these proteins:
- the tsaE gene encoding tRNA (adenosine(37)-N6)-threonylcarbamoyltransferase complex ATPase subunit type 1 TsaE, with protein sequence MPTAELATESATLDLGARLGAELRAGDLVLLDGPLGAGKTVLARGVAAGMGVTGQVTSPTFVIARVHHPAEGDGPALVHVDAYRLGGLDEIDDLDLDTDLTDAAVVVEWGEGVAEHLSEDYLVLRIHRREDDVREITFEPHGERWVRWLAEHPGFV
- a CDS encoding alpha/beta fold hydrolase, with the protein product MRPLWQALAWTTGVLGAAVTGAAVGVAARSSRIATQRKADDPLADEPLGALKPDRQSTVAADDGVPLVVEEIKPADGGHAELTVVLVHGYTLDARCWHFQRRDLPKLTDPRVRLVQYDQRSHGRSGRSSKKRSTIEQLGRDLDAVLRATASRGPVVLVGHSMGGMAIMALAERQPRLFRDRVCAVALIGTSAGEIGASGLPRPWLSKSNPLTRGLALLAGIQPGLVERARRTGGQLTWAVIRGLAFGDNSVSPKLVDLMADMIGATSVEVVTDFLDTIGSHDRKAALAGLRHCEVLVLGGDADRLTPYSHAEVIAAELPEAELVRVEGAGHMVMMERHELVTEHLVALVRRSAPGKEEVTGS
- the alr gene encoding alanine racemase, which gives rise to MSDQHAYRADLRIDVDAIRHNVGVLAARAAGARTMVIVKSDGYGHGAVTVARAALEAGADQIGVAALGEAVALREAGITAPLMCWLYSRGDDFAPALRHGVELSTSSVRGLREIAATAAELGVAARLHLKIDTGLSRSGCPEAEWPNLVDEAAKAEADGHVEVVAVWSHLACADELGHPSIDDQALRFRRAYERARAAGLAPIRHIANSAAVLTRPDLHFELVRPGIAVYGLDPVPQDGDHGLRPAMTFRSSVALTKRVAAGESVSYGHTWTADRPVNLALVPVGYADGVPRTLSGRMSVWLAGRRRPVAGRVCMDQLVVLCEDDVVQEGDEVILFGPGDRGEPTAAEWADELGTIHYEIVTGMYRPRVTRTVVGERA
- a CDS encoding NAD(P)H-hydrate dehydratase, with translation MYGAWTPDQIRAAEQRLFARTPEPQVMRRAAYAVAVHAARLLDESTGAVTGRHATLLVGAGNNGGDALWAGAFLRRRGAGVTAVLLSPDKAHPAGLAALRKAGGRVVEAEGPSADTAGIGAEAADAVERADVVVDGIVGLSARGGLRPVAAELVRRVTAPVVAVDLPSGVDPLTGAVDGPAVSADVTVTFGGYRPCHVLGAGVVHSGRVEVADIGLDDFLADPELYLLEDAEVGACWPVPSASDDKYSQGVVGIAAGSATYPGAAVLAGGAAVQATSGMVRYAGPAADVVRAHWPEVVATGSVSDAGRVQAWAVGPGIGTGGSGREVLRHVLEAGVPVCADADSITLLAEDPTLWDARDPDTPLVLTPHAGEFARLAGEVGADRVSAVREVAARYDAVVLLKGNTTVVAAPDGRVLVNSARQSWPATAGSGDVLTGLIGALLAAGIDPWAACGFAGLVHSRAGLLAATGGAGADAVGAPIGASALLASVPDAIRAVRAEAV
- a CDS encoding holo-ACP synthase, producing MIVGIGTDLVGVVRFGESLERTPALAERVFTPAERRTRDGAARSVTSLAARFAAKEAAAKALGVPSGCRFTDCEVLQADDGRPSLRVSGRLARAAEARGVTAWHVSLTHDAEMASAFVVAEA
- the glmS gene encoding glutamine--fructose-6-phosphate transaminase (isomerizing); this encodes MCGIVGYVGHRQALGVVLDGLRRLEYRGYDSAGVALLDGSGGLAVERAAGALSNLETRLAEFDGDRFAGTAGMGHTRWATHGAPTDRNAHPHRDVAGRVAVVHNGIIENFAELRAELEAAGVEMSSDTDTETTAHLIAAAYTNGSTAGDLTASVSAVVRRLDGAFTLVVTHADDPDRVVAARRNSPLVVGVGEGETFLASDVAAFIEHTRDAVELGQDQVVTITRDGYEVTDFAGEPVEARPFTVDWDLSAAEKGGHDYFMLKEIEEQPGALENTLRGHFHDGGIILDEQRLTEQDLRDIDKVFVVACGTAYHSGLLAKYAIEHWCRIPVEVELASEFRYRDPVLGRDTLVVAISQSGETADTLEAVRHARTQRARVLAICNTNGAQIPRESDAVLYTHAGPEIGVAATKTFVSQIAANYLVGLALAQARGTKYADEVAREFSALAAMPDAVRQTLGTVEQMRALGQKLADSKAVLFLGRHVGYPIALEGALKLKELAYMHAEGFAAGELKHGPIALIEDGLPVVVVMPSAKGRALLHSKMLSNIREIQARGARTIVIAEEGDETVRPFADELVEIPAVPTLLQPLVSTVPLQVLAAEIARARGYDVDKPRNLAKSVTVE
- a CDS encoding dienelactone hydrolase family protein, with the translated sequence MARTAKKALEELSRRGPHEVLHGDLAVVGLPGIVCTPREGLGLPAVAFGHGWLQPPRRYLGLLRHLASWGIVVAAPGTQGGLFPSHRLFASDLRTALDICVNVRLGEGRISVDGGRLALAGHAMGGGCAVLAAAEDERVRAVATLAASETHPSAFEAAKAAHVPGLHLAGANDLLAPPVSNAEPIAQAWGGPVQLRTLKKASHLGFAEGRHWTELLLHGRSEWGTQRIAKAMVTAFLLRTLTGDRRGDALLEGDLSGAAIDHAHTRGGLVSVEPADKRKSRRRRKAA